The Microbacterium sp. LWH7-1.2 genome window below encodes:
- a CDS encoding ABC transporter permease, producing MRDEIMWGRYIARRIGQGVIVLWAAYTISFLILYLLPGDAATLFAGGGDQEAVDPELVAQLRSELGLDRPLWEQYLVALGKALTGDFGVSTQTGRPASDLLLESLPPTLALTAFAFVLSVVFGIVLALSASLARAQWLRNLLSSLPPLGVSIPVFWIGLLLLQAFSFRLRLFPSMGNEGFESLVLPAITIAIPSGAFIAQLLSRSLRSTLAQPYVEIVRAKGASERRVQLGHAFRNAAIPSLTMVGVLIGGLLSGAVVTETVFSRLGIGRLVVTAVNNRDVPVVQAVVVFAALVFVVANLVVDLVYPLIDRRITLARTAFVAA from the coding sequence CTCATCCTGTACCTCCTGCCGGGAGACGCCGCGACCCTGTTCGCAGGCGGCGGCGACCAGGAGGCCGTTGATCCCGAGCTCGTCGCGCAGCTGCGCAGCGAGCTCGGGCTCGACCGCCCGCTGTGGGAGCAGTACCTCGTCGCCCTGGGCAAGGCGCTCACCGGGGACTTCGGGGTGTCGACGCAGACCGGGCGCCCGGCATCCGATCTGCTCCTCGAGTCACTGCCCCCGACGCTCGCGCTGACCGCGTTCGCGTTCGTGCTGTCGGTGGTCTTCGGCATCGTCCTTGCGCTGTCGGCGTCGCTCGCCCGGGCCCAGTGGCTGCGCAACCTGCTGTCGTCGCTGCCGCCGCTGGGCGTCTCGATCCCGGTGTTCTGGATCGGACTCCTGCTGCTGCAGGCGTTCTCGTTCCGCCTGCGGCTGTTCCCGTCGATGGGCAACGAGGGCTTCGAGAGCCTCGTGCTGCCGGCGATCACGATCGCGATCCCCTCGGGCGCGTTCATCGCGCAGCTGCTGTCACGCAGTCTCCGCTCGACTCTCGCCCAGCCGTACGTCGAGATCGTGCGGGCGAAGGGGGCGAGCGAGCGCCGCGTGCAGCTCGGCCACGCGTTCCGCAACGCGGCGATCCCGTCTCTCACGATGGTCGGCGTGCTCATCGGCGGCCTGCTCTCGGGCGCCGTCGTCACCGAGACCGTGTTCTCGCGCCTCGGCATCGGCCGCCTCGTCGTCACCGCCGTCAACAACCGCGACGTCCCCGTCGTGCAGGCCGTGGTCGTGTTCGCCGCCCTCGTCTTCGTGGTCGCGAACCTCGTCGTCGACCTCGTGTACCCCCTCATCGACCGCCGCATCACGCTCGCCCGCACGGCGTTCGTCGCCGCCTGA